The stretch of DNA GATGGTTTTAGCCTTGATAAAAGTGGTGATCTGACAAGTGCAGGTGGCGATGGTTTGGAGTCTGCAGTGAGAAGTCTAGGGTCTGTACTAGGTGCCCCTGGCCTTAGTCAAGGCACATTTAAATTCGCTTCAATCTTAGGTGATACAACATTTAATACCCTTGTTAGTGCTATCCAACAAAGAAGTGGTGAAGATGTTCTTAATGCGCCTAAAGTAACAACTCAAAATGGTCATACAGCAAAGATCCGTGTTGTACAAGAGCGTTATTTCCCAGAAGAATGGGAGGAGCCAGAAGTAGAACAAAACTCACAAGGTGATGGTGGTAGTGCTTCAACTGTGACGCCCTCGAAACCAGTGTTTGGTGAGCCTCGTGATATTGGTGCAGTATTAACAGTAACTCCACAAATCGATCCCGATCAACGTGTCATTGAATTACAACTCAAGCCAGAAGTTATTGAGTTCGTAGAATATGATAATACATTTAATGTGGATATGTTAGTTGGCCAAGAAGTGACTTTCATTCCCATCATTGGCAACCCTTTTACAGTCACAGTGTATACCGCTTTTGAACAGAAGTTTAGTATGCCAATTTTCGAATCTCGTACAGTGGATACAACAGTGCGTGTATGGGATGGCGAAACACTAGCGCTTGGTGGGATGATTAGTGAAAATAAAACAACTTATGAAGATAAAATTCCCTACCTAGGTGATATTCCATTCTTAGGAAGATTTTTCACTTCAAATGGTGAGAGATCTGTAAAACAAAACTTAATTATCTTCGTTACAGCTAGATTAATTGACCCATCAGGCCTTCCTGTTAGTCCTGGCACCTTAAGTGGTTTGCCTGATTTCAAAAGGCTTTAGTAGGGGTTACTAATATGATCAAGTTTGGGAAAACTTTTATATACCAAATCCTTTGTGTAGCTTCACTGCAAGCCCAAGATGCAGATTCAGTTGCAGATAAGATTTTATCAAATGAAAAGGATGATGTCTCTTCTTCAGTTGTCAAAAGTAATGAAGTTGTGCGCAAGCAACAGCTATATTTAGAACTAAAAATTAAGGTATCAAAATTAAGAAAAAGTTTAAATGCTGGTTTTGTCGATGGTTTAGACACTGGTATTACACAAGCTTTTGCAAGTTTAGCAACTTTAGCTTCGTCATCAGATGCTGTGGTGGCTTTGGAAAATGAGCTGAAGAGTATAGAAGTCGATTACTTGGTGTACCAAATAGACGAAATTTTGAATACTGTTGAGAGAGCTAATAGCACCAGACAAATTCAAAAAGCAAAAGACCTCCTTGATCATGCCATTGAATTAGATCCAGAAAACAAGAAAAAATACTTAGCCTTACAAGAGGATTTAAATAATCGTTTTAAAGAACTTGAGTACGTTGAATCGGTTAATGCTGATGCAATTAACACTGAGGTCCAAGACGTCAACGATGAAGTTAGAGTCTATTATGAGAAAGCTAAGATACTAAAAAGTACTGGCGATTATATCAAGTCATTAGAGGTATTAGATAAAATATTAACTTTAGATCCCTTTAATGTTGATGCGAGTCATTTAAAATTTCAGTTAGCAAAAATTGTCAAAGAGAAAGGCGCTGAAAGACAGGATTCATTATCTGAGGAACTTTCTGCTGAAAATTCATGGAAATGGGTGGATCCAATTGTCAAATCGGCAGATAAAGCCAACGTGCTCGTAAGTAATGTAGAAAGAGACGACGATAATTTTGGTGAGATTTATAAAAAACTAGAAATTGAAATCCCTGTAGTCAATTATGAAGGTGAGCCTCTTGCGGAAGTTATTGAACAGCTTATAGAGATTAGTAAGCAGCAAGATATTGAAGGTAAGGGTGTAAATATTGTCTTTTTACGTGAAACCAAGGCTTCTAGCGCTCCACAAGAAGCGGCGATTGATGACTTAGACGATGGTTTTGATGATGGCGGGTTTGATGATGGCGGTTTTGATGATGCAGGCTTCGAAGATGAAGCTGTAGTTCAAGATAGTGCCCCTCAAACGGTCAATAACTATCCCGTACGCCTCAATGTAGAAAAAGTTCCCATGGGCAAATTACTTGAACTTATAGTTCAATCTCAGGGGCTTAATATGAAGATTGAGGAGCACACTGTTATCATAGCTGAACCTAACGTTAAGCTTGAATTGATGGAGACGAAATTCTTTAATGTACCAGCAGGGATGTTAGAGATAATACCGACTTCAGATAGTTTAGATTTAGTTGATTCAGGTCTTGGTGAACGAGGCGGTGATGGAGCAGGTCAAAATTGGTCAGATTACTTTAAAAACATGGGTGTTACTTTTCCTGCAGGAGCAAAGTTGTCTTATGTCGCAAGTGTTAATCGTTTAGTCGTAACCAACACAGTTAATAATAATCAATTAATTCAAGATATAATTAATAACTTAAATACCGGTGCTGCCCAAGTAAATGTGGAAGCAAAAGTGGTAGATATCACCTGGAATGCGATGCAAGAATTGGGCTTCTTATGGCGTTGGACGGGTCCACGTACACCTAATCACACATTAACTGGAGATAGGATTTTTGCACAATCGAATACTCCTGCAAGTGGTGGTGAAAGATTCGATAACAATATCAGAGGCATTAATGAGGTTGTAACTAGTCAGGAAGGCCCGGTTCAGCTGGCCGCTGACTTAATATTTGGTAACCAAGAATTACAGATGATGATTCGAGCATTGGATCAATCCGATACCAATGAAATTCTCATGGCCCCAAATGTGCTTACAAAAAGCGGAGAAACTGCGGTGATTCGCGTCGTTACCTCACAACAGTTTGTTGAAGAATGGGAAGAAGGTGAATTTAGTAACAGTACTGAAATTGTGCCTAGTACACCTACTTTTGGTGAAGAAAAAGATATCGGCTTTGTTTTAAGTGTAACTCCTGAAGTTGACCCAAATAACACAGTAATTACCATGGAAGTTAATCCCGAGTTTATCGAGTTTTTAGGCTATGATACAGATTTGAATACTTCCACAGAACTTCAGCTTTTTGATATAAATGGATCCCCTTTTACTTATCAAGCTGAATTTATATACTCAATGCCGATTTTTGAAGTCAGATCGATTGAGACAAGAGTCAAATTATGGGATGGACAAACTTTTACTCTTGGTGGCTTAATTAGAGAGAATGTTTGGACTGTAGATGATTCAATTCCCTATATATCAGCCATTCCATTTGTGGGTAGATTATTCCAAAATAAGGGTGAGGCTTCAGAAAAACGCTCTTTACTCATGTTTATAACGGCTCGTTTGATAACTGAGAGTGGCCTGCCATTAAGAATAAATCAAGTGCCAGGGCTTCCTGACTTCAAGAAAATTTAGGTGATAATTATGGATAAAATTAATAACTATGCCAAGACTCTATTCTTTCTTACATCTCTATTTTCTACCAGTGTCATTGCACAAGAAAATAGTGAAAAAGAAACTGTTGACACAACAACTCTTGTTAACAATGAGCAAATTAGAAAACAGCAATTAGAGCTTGAGGCAGATGGCTTTTACTACAAGGCGATGGCTGCAGTAGAAGATTCATCAAACCATGCCGCATTAAAGTTTTTGGCGAAAGCAAAAGAAGTGTACAAAAGTGCACAGAGTTCTTCTAACAGATTAATCAATAAATTAGAAAATGTTGAAAAACTAAAAGTTCTAGTCTATAAAAATTTAGTTTCTGAAAAACTTTCCAATTCAAATAATGCCAAAGAAAATAAGTCATTTGAATTAGCTCAATCATACTTAAAAGAGCTTATTGAAATTGATCCTGATAATAAGAAACTCTATCAGGCGAAACTAGCTGAAATTGATGAACTCATCCTTCAAGAAGAGTATAAGCAACTTGTTGGTGAAGAACAAATCACTCAAGAGGAGCTTGCTAAAAAAGAATCAATTGATGTTAAAATGCAAAGAGCCCAAATTTATTTTGACCAAGGTGAATACGAAAGATGTAGAGAAGAGTTAGAAGATTTGTTGATTATTGATAAGTTCAATATCCCTGCGAGTCATCTTATGTTTCGTGCATACGAAGAAATCAAAATCCTAGGTAAGCAAAGAAATAGAGTTAGTCAAGCGGATTTGTTAGCTGAAACTTCTTGGAAATGGGAAGATAAAATTCGTGTGAGCGCAGATTTAAATGCGGAGTTATTAAATTCTACAAGTATTAATGTTGATGCTGAAAATAAAACATCTATTCACGATCGTTTAAGACGAATATATATACCTTCAGTTAGTTATGATGGACAAGGTATAAGTGAAATAGTTGAAGATTTAATTCGCAAATCGAAAGAATTTGATCCCGATCCTGAAGGTAAAGGGATCAATATAGTTTACTTCGCCTCAAAAGCTAAGGCCGCCCAAGCTCCTTCAGTAGACCAAGCGGTCGATGATGGCTTTGATGATGGTGGCTTTGATGATGGTGGCTTTGATGATGGTGGCTTTGATGAACCTGAAGCTATTACTTCAACTGATAATCAAAATAAAGAAGCACGTTTATTCCTAAATGTTGAAGATATGCAATTAGGAGAATTAATTAATCAAATTACTGAAATCCTTGGTCTTAAAGTTAAGATTGACAATCATGCTGTTTACATTGCTGATCCAGACTATCCACTAGAAGAAACAGAGACAGTCTTCTTTGATGTGCCTTTGTCTATGATTGAAGTGGTTGGAGATGCTGGAGACGGCTTAACCGATGATGGCTTAGTACGTGATTCTGGAGAAACAAATTGGCAAGATTACTTCCAGAAATCAGGTGTTACTTTTCCTGCTGGAGCAAAAATCTCTTTTGTGAGTAACGTCAATCGTTTAGTAGTTACAAATACCGCAGCTAACATTCAGTTGATAAAACGTATTATTGATGAATTAGGTCGACCAAGTGCCCAAATTTCAGTTGAAACTAAATTCATTGATGTTGATTTTAATACAACTCAAGAATTGGGCTTTATGTGGCGTTGGACAGGACCAAGAACACCAAATCATACTCTGACAGGTGATAGGATTTTTGCACAATCAAATGATGGTGCGACTGCTGCAGAAAGGTTTGATAACAACATTCGCGGTATAAATGAAATTGTGACTTCACAAGAAGGCCCCGTTCAGTTAGCAGCTGATTTAGTTTTTGGTAATCAAGAACTGCAAATGATGGTTCGAGCTCTAGATCAATCAGATACTTCTGAAGTTCTTAGCTCTCCTAATGCAGTGACCCAAAGTGGTAATACAGTTGTCTTACGTGTTGTTGAGGAGCGTTTCCTCCCAGAAGAATGGGAAGAGGCTCAATTAGACGCGGATGCAATTATTCCAACGACTCCAACATTTGGTGAAGCTCGTGATATAGGCGTTATCCTTGAAGTAACCCCAGAAGTATCAGCAGATAACAATACAATTAGTATGGATTTAAATCCCCAGCAAGTTGAGCTTCTTGGTTATGATACTGAGTTGAACTCTGATTTAACTAACTTTACAGATAGTATTACTTACCCGAACTTTTTTAACTACGCGATGCCAATTGTATCCATACGCCAAGTAGAAACTCGAGCTCAGATTTGGGACGGTGAAACACTTTTAATTGGTGGTTTAGTAAAAGAGACAGTATATTCTGTTGACGACTCAATACCTTATGTTTCTGATATACCTTATTTGGGAAGATTCTTCCAAAACAAAGGTGAAAGATCAGAAAAAACCAATCTTTTGATTTTCGTAACGGGTAGATTGATTAGTCCAGTTGGTACACCTTATAAAAAAATGACAGTCCGAGGTCTTCCTGACTTCAAGCAACTGTAGATTTAGGAGAAATAAAAATGTCTGATAATAAAAGTGATATAGAAAATACAGAGACAGTAAACTTAGGTTCTCAAACTGGTCAATCTCCACAGATAGAAACGGCTGAAACCGATCCTTTAATGATTCGTGATACAGATACCACTAAATTAAAGCGTGTATCACCAAGTACACAGAATATTAATTTAGATGGTGAAAATTATACTGATACAGTTCACCTAAAAGTTATTAAAGAGCGTAAAAAGCAGCTTTCGGGTATTTTGACTGCGAGTCAAACAATTCGTTTAAGACCCCCTTCAGCTGGTACTAAGAGCCCAGAAGTTCGCAATACTGATTCTACAGTGATGACTCAAGAACTTAAATTACCTCCTCAAAAAGATGCAGCTTCTACACTTAAAGTTGCTGACCCAGCTTCAACTGATACGGGGACAATTAAAGTTTCAGGACCAGCTTCGGCAGGGACATTACGTGTTAAAGCGCCTGTTGCCGCAGAACCTTCTTCAGCGGGGACACTTAAGATTCAAGCTCCAGTAACTGAGCAAGCGAATACTGGTGGAACACTTAAAGTTAAATCTCCTGATGATGGTGGTGGAACACTTAAGATTAAAACACCTGATGGTGGTGGAACACTTAAGATTAAAGCTTCTGGTCCAACTCAAGGTGCCTCTGGAACACTCAAAATTAAAGCGCCTGTTGCAGCAGATGAAACACTCAAAGTAGACCCTAATGCCGGTGGCGGTACCCTTAAGCTTAAAACTGCAGGTACACAAACAGCTACTGCGCCTCAAGCCAAGACTCAAAAAAGAGCTCAAAGTGCATCAAGTGATGAAGCATTACTTGAAGAAGATACTAAAGGCAAGCCTGGTATTGTGACGATCTTAGTTGGACTTGCTGCTTCAGGTGTGTTGGGTTTTACAGTATTTAAAAATATTGATCAATACATGGAAATGTTCAAAATAGCTGGTAGTTAAAGCTAACTTACAGATCAATAAAAAACGCTGAAACTTATGTTTCAGCGTTTTTTTATTTTTTAATGACTAATGATTTAAGCTCAGTCATTTCTTCAATAGCATATTTTAGGCCCTCTCGACCACAACCACTATTTTTTATCCCCCCATAGGGCATTTTATCTGAGCGCCAGGTTGGGACATGGCCAAATACCACACTCGTACATTCTAATTCATTCCAGGCTCTCATTGCCAGCTTTATGTTGCTTGAGTATATGCCTACGTGGATACCATATGGAGATTTATTTATTATTTGAAAGAGTTCATCTGAATTATTAAACTCTTCGACTATAAATAATGGAGCAAATACCTCTTGAGTAGAAATGGGGTCATTTATATCGAGTTTAGTAAGTATAGTGGGTTCAAAGGAGTTGTTTCTCCTCTTGCCTCCTGTAATGATTTCGGTTCCAGTCTTAACACTTTGATTAATTAATTTCTGAACGCGTTGAAGGCTATCTTCATTGATTAATGGTCCCAATTTAGTTTTTTGATCACTAGGGTCCCCTAACACAATGTCTTTGCAGCCGTCGACAAGGAGTTTTATGAGTGATTCTTTAACCTCATTGTGGATATAAAGTTTTTGAAGACTGATACAGCTTTGGCCTGCTTGTCCAAATGCAGCCGTTAAAATGTTCTTGCTTGCATTTGCTAAGTCAGTATCAGGGTACACGGCACAAGACGCTATGCCGCCTAATTCTAGGCATACAGATTTTTTACCGGCCAAACCTTTTAGCATCCATCCAACCTTTTCTGAGCCAGTAAAGCTTAAAAAACTAATGCGTTCATCTTTCACGAGTTTTAAAGAATCTTCGTTAGAGCATGGCAATACTGAAAACGCTTCCTTTGGAAGTGAAGTTTGTTTAAGAATTTCTGCAAATTTTAATGCACAAATTGGCGTTTTATCAGATGGTTTAATAATAAATGGACATCCTGCGGCGATAGCAGGCGCAACTTTATGTGCAATGAGATTGATAGGAAAATTAAAAGGAGTGATAAAAGTACAGAGACCTTTGGGGAAGCGTTTAATTAAGCATTCGAATTCTTCAGAATTCGCGTGTGTATCCATGGCGAGTACTTCGCCATCCATTTTCATGACTTCTATAGATGCATAATCAAAGGTACTGATCACTCGTTGCATTTCCGCACGAGATTCATTGATTGTCTTGCCGCTTTCTAGAGTGATTGTTTCGGCTAAATCTTCAAAATTCACTTCAAATAGATCTCTACACTCAAGCAAAACTTTCCGCTTTTGATGAGCAGATAAGTTTTTCATAGAATTTTTAGCTTTATGGCCAATTTCTATCGCCTGCTCTATATGCTCAGGATTTGCTAAGGAAACTTCTGCAAATTTCTTTTGGGAATAGACACAAGTAGATTCAGTTACAATATCGCTGGAGTATTCTCTTCCACCAATATATATGGGGTAATGTTTCATTAACTACATCCTCGAATCTAAATGATGTGATTGTTGTAAACGATAATAGACCTAGAATGTAACTTGATTAGAGTAGGGAGTTTTTGCCTCCCCAAATGGAGTGTCTTTCGAATGTTTTTTGGATTTACTCAATGTATGGAGCTTTGGGTTCGGTATGATGTATGGCAGTGACTGTACTGTTTTATCATAGGGAGATTTAGAGATTTCTCTTAAAATGCCATTTTGAAGAGCGAGCATAGTGGTGACTTGCATGTCTTGGTCATTTTTAGTTTTTGAAATTTCTAAAGTTTTGAAATAATTATCGATTTCAGGGCTTTGAATTAAATTCTTTAAGCCCATGCGGAGGTATTGGCGACCATCATTAAGAATGTATTGACCCTCCCAAAGATTCATGAGTGCGTTTAGACGTTCATTTAAATCTGGCTCACTAAGTTCTTGGTTTTTGGTTTTAATTTTACCTAAGACATCCTGTTGGTTGATTAAAAAAGATGTGTAGGTCCAGCCAAGGAACTGATCTTGTTTTCGAGTTTTTAAAAGGTGATGAAAGTTAGCTGCTATGTAGGGAGACCAGTCATCTAATAAAGCTTTGATTTGTACTTCCAGCGCTTTGTCACAGGTTTTTAAATAAGTTTGGAGGCGTTTATTCTTTTCCAAGAGTAAATCTTGTTGATTTAAAGCATATTCAATTGCAGGCAAACCAAGGTAGATATCATCTGTAGATTCAGCTAAATGTTTCTCATAAAGAAGCTCAGCTTTTACTTCTTCTTCACCTTTAATAAAGTTCAGAATAGTTTTGTCGCCGTTAAACTTTGCGCTCTCAGCAAAAATGAGCTCGGCTAAACTTTTTTCAGTTTCTAAATACGGGTAGTCTAAAGGACCATGAATATTGCGAAAGGGGATGGTTTTGTTATATGTACTCCGTAATGCTTGCAGGCTGTTCAGAGTTTTATCTATTTGATCCGTGTTTGTCTGTTCCAAGAGTAGTTTTAAGTCGGCAGAGAACGCTTGATGTGAGAAGTAGAGATCTTGGTAGAGATCTGATGCTGTTGTTAGATAAGATCTACGAAAGGTGTTTTCTTTTTCACCAATATCTTTTTGTGTATAAGGGCCATCGTGATTGGCACAGGAAAAAAGAAAACAACAGCTAATGAGGCTTAAAATAATTTTTGACATGGGTTCTCCGAATATTGATTTTTAAAGATAATCTAGCGTGACTAACTTTCCATTTGAGTAGCTTTAATTCTCTTCTTTTACTGCGAGTTGACCACAGGCACCATCAATATCACGTCCAAGGTTTTTGCGAATGGTTACACTGAGGCCTTTGGATTTTAAATGATTACGAAATTGATCGGCTTTTTGTTTTGTGGAGCCTTTGTGTTCACTATCAGTTTCGTTATAGACAATGAGGTTTGTGTGTGTCAATTCTGGGCGTTTGAGTGATTTCAGGAACTTACTGAGTTCAACCGCATGACTTAATTCATTATTTTCACCTTCTAAAAGAACATATTCAATAAAAACTTTTCTGTGTGTGCTATCGATGTATTCATCGAGACAAGTGCGAATCTTTTCTAAATCAAAAGCCTTGTTAATCGGCATGATAGAAGAGCGTAGCTCATCTTTTGCAGCATGAAGTGAAAGTGCAAGATTGACCTGCGGGAATTTTTCGGCCATTTCTTTCACGCCCTTTAGTAAACCTGAAGTCGAGACTGAAATATGGCGTGAGCCAATCTTGAAACTATCTTCTGCAGTAAGTTCTTCTATGCTACTAAATACCTCTTTGGTATTGTGCAAAGGCTCGCCCATACCCATATAGACAACATTATTAAGTCGATCGGTGTCGATGTCATTTTTGGCAATAAATTGACGCCAAAAGAGAACTTGGTCTGAGATCTCTTCAGATGTTAAGTTTCGTGTCAATCCCATGGTTCCCGTTGCACAAAAACTACATTTCATTGCACAGCCAACTTGAGAGCTTATGCAAGCGGTCCATAAACCTGGCTTAGGGCTCATGAGGACAGATTCAATTTTTAATCCATCGTGAAGTTCTAATAAGGCCTTGTAAGTGACTTGGTCGGATGAGGCAAAAACTTTATTCACGGTTAAGCAAAGAACTTGGTTCTCTTCGGTCAACTTATTTCTAAGGTCTTTTGGAAAGTTTGTGAGTTGATCAAAAGAACTGTAGTGGTGCTCAAAAAAGGCCTCTTTGAGTTGTTTAGCTCTAAATTTTGGAAGTTTATATTCATCAACAATAGTCTGAATTCGTTCGCGATTCATGATTTTTCCTCTTTAAGGCAATGAATAGCCTTTCTTGCGGCATTTTCTTGTGCAGCCTTTAATGTTTTACCTTGGCCCTTAGAGATGAGTTCTTTATTTAAGATACACTCAACCTTGTATAAGGGGTCATGTTCAGGTCCCGTTTTAGAAATGGTGATATACTTAGGTGGCGAGCCGTGATTTTTTTGAGTGAGTTCTTGGAGAGTCCCTTTTGGGTTTTGCACGAGGAGTAAATCGGCGGGTTCGTCCCATAATTTTTCTAAAATGTTAATATGAAAACTTTGCGCAGTTTCATAACCTTGATCTAGATAGATGGCAGCCATGAGAGCTTCGTAAGCATCAGATAAATTAGAAGGACGTTCATTGCCCTGACTTTTAAGTTCGCTTTTTCCCAAAAGTAAATACTTTCCGAGCTTAATGCTCTTAGCACATTCAAAGAGAGCCGATTCTTTGACTAAGGCCGCTCGATACTTAGTTAAGTCACCCTCGGGCGCATCTGGATAACGATCAAAAAGATAGCGTGAGACAATCAGTTCAATAACGGCATCTCCGAGGAATTCTAAACGTTGATTATCGTTTAATGGCTCTTTGCTCTCAAACTTATAAGAACGGTGAGTCAAGGCTTCTCGCAAAAGTGTAGGTTGATTAAATTTACACTTTAGATTATCTTCAAGAACTTTAAAAGAGATGCTCATTTTTATTGGCTGACGAAAACTTCGTGAAGTAACAATCGGCAAGTTTTATTTTCAAAGTTTCGGTAGGGAGTCGCAATGATACTATAGAGCTTACCAGGTTCAAACTCACTATAGTCAAAAGGTGTGTAGTAGGTGAAGGCAATTTTTGTGCCAAATTTATCCATGACAAAACCAGAGAGGACTGCGCTTATGGGGTGGTGGGTATCTCGAATCTGTACGTTTTTAAACAAAAAGACAGGGGCGTCATTACCATTACCAAATGGTTCCATGCGTTCGAGATCACCAATGAATTGCTCGTTTAGATCTTGGAAAGAAAATTCACCATCATAATACTGATGCTTGCGTTTCTTTTCGACTTTATCTAAAACATCACTCTCTAAAAGCTCAATGATTTTTTCTCTGAAAGCTTCTAAGTTATTGACTGCTAAGGAAAGTCCTGCGGCCATGGGGTGACCACCAAAATTATTTAGTAAATCACTGCAGTGCTTAAGCCCTTCGAGTAAATTAATACCATCGCAACTTCTTCCAGAACCAAGAAGTTCATCAGGGTTTTTATCTTTTGATAAAACAACTGAAGGTAAACCAAAATGTTTCGTAAGTTTAGTCGAAATTAAGCCAATGACGCCAGGGTGCCAATCAGGGCCAACAACCAAGAGTAGGGGAGGTGAGCTTTTAGCTTGTTCTTTGGCAATCTGAAGAGCTTCCATGTAAGCGGATTTTTCTGCATTACGTCGAATGCGGTTGAAATTTTTGAGCTGCCCCACGAGTTGACGTGATTCATGTATGCTATTAGAGGCTAAAAGCTTAGCGGAAACCATTGGGTCGCCAACGCGGCCCGCAGCATTTATTTTTGGTGAGATTTTTCGACTGATGTCAGCTGCCGTGATGTGAGTGTCGAGAGTGGTTGCTTCATAGAGCGCGCGTACACCCGGTCGAGGGTTCACATTGAGGAGTTTGAGACCATTTTTGACGAGGGCACGATTTTCGCCAATCAGAGGGCAAGAATCTGCAATTGTTCCCAGAGCAACTAAATCAAGTCCATTACGGAGGTCGATAGTAGCTTTTTTGCCAATTTTGCTTCCAAATTTTAACAAGGCATGACAAAGTTTGAAGGAGACGCCCACGCCAGCCAAGGAATACAGGTCGATGAGTTCAGTTGTAATTCTTGGGTTGATTATCGCATATGCTTTTGGTAACTGATCAGCAGGGTTATGATGATCAGTGATGATGAAATCTAATCCGTTTTCATGGGCATAATCAGCAGCTTCAAAAGAGGTGATGCCACAATCTGTTGAGATGACTAAAGAAGCACCAGCCTCAATTTGATTTTGCATGGTTGTAGGAGTCGGGCCATAACCATCATGTAAGCGGTTAGAGATAAAAACGCTACTATCAGCCCC from Lentisphaera araneosa HTCC2155 encodes:
- a CDS encoding tetratricopeptide repeat protein, producing MIKFGKTFIYQILCVASLQAQDADSVADKILSNEKDDVSSSVVKSNEVVRKQQLYLELKIKVSKLRKSLNAGFVDGLDTGITQAFASLATLASSSDAVVALENELKSIEVDYLVYQIDEILNTVERANSTRQIQKAKDLLDHAIELDPENKKKYLALQEDLNNRFKELEYVESVNADAINTEVQDVNDEVRVYYEKAKILKSTGDYIKSLEVLDKILTLDPFNVDASHLKFQLAKIVKEKGAERQDSLSEELSAENSWKWVDPIVKSADKANVLVSNVERDDDNFGEIYKKLEIEIPVVNYEGEPLAEVIEQLIEISKQQDIEGKGVNIVFLRETKASSAPQEAAIDDLDDGFDDGGFDDGGFDDAGFEDEAVVQDSAPQTVNNYPVRLNVEKVPMGKLLELIVQSQGLNMKIEEHTVIIAEPNVKLELMETKFFNVPAGMLEIIPTSDSLDLVDSGLGERGGDGAGQNWSDYFKNMGVTFPAGAKLSYVASVNRLVVTNTVNNNQLIQDIINNLNTGAAQVNVEAKVVDITWNAMQELGFLWRWTGPRTPNHTLTGDRIFAQSNTPASGGERFDNNIRGINEVVTSQEGPVQLAADLIFGNQELQMMIRALDQSDTNEILMAPNVLTKSGETAVIRVVTSQQFVEEWEEGEFSNSTEIVPSTPTFGEEKDIGFVLSVTPEVDPNNTVITMEVNPEFIEFLGYDTDLNTSTELQLFDINGSPFTYQAEFIYSMPIFEVRSIETRVKLWDGQTFTLGGLIRENVWTVDDSIPYISAIPFVGRLFQNKGEASEKRSLLMFITARLITESGLPLRINQVPGLPDFKKI
- a CDS encoding aldehyde dehydrogenase family protein, which encodes MKHYPIYIGGREYSSDIVTESTCVYSQKKFAEVSLANPEHIEQAIEIGHKAKNSMKNLSAHQKRKVLLECRDLFEVNFEDLAETITLESGKTINESRAEMQRVISTFDYASIEVMKMDGEVLAMDTHANSEEFECLIKRFPKGLCTFITPFNFPINLIAHKVAPAIAAGCPFIIKPSDKTPICALKFAEILKQTSLPKEAFSVLPCSNEDSLKLVKDERISFLSFTGSEKVGWMLKGLAGKKSVCLELGGIASCAVYPDTDLANASKNILTAAFGQAGQSCISLQKLYIHNEVKESLIKLLVDGCKDIVLGDPSDQKTKLGPLINEDSLQRVQKLINQSVKTGTEIITGGKRRNNSFEPTILTKLDINDPISTQEVFAPLFIVEEFNNSDELFQIINKSPYGIHVGIYSSNIKLAMRAWNELECTSVVFGHVPTWRSDKMPYGGIKNSGCGREGLKYAIEEMTELKSLVIKK
- the rlmN gene encoding 23S rRNA (adenine(2503)-C(2))-methyltransferase RlmN gives rise to the protein MNRERIQTIVDEYKLPKFRAKQLKEAFFEHHYSSFDQLTNFPKDLRNKLTEENQVLCLTVNKVFASSDQVTYKALLELHDGLKIESVLMSPKPGLWTACISSQVGCAMKCSFCATGTMGLTRNLTSEEISDQVLFWRQFIAKNDIDTDRLNNVVYMGMGEPLHNTKEVFSSIEELTAEDSFKIGSRHISVSTSGLLKGVKEMAEKFPQVNLALSLHAAKDELRSSIMPINKAFDLEKIRTCLDEYIDSTHRKVFIEYVLLEGENNELSHAVELSKFLKSLKRPELTHTNLIVYNETDSEHKGSTKQKADQFRNHLKSKGLSVTIRKNLGRDIDGACGQLAVKEEN
- the rnc gene encoding ribonuclease III: MSISFKVLEDNLKCKFNQPTLLREALTHRSYKFESKEPLNDNQRLEFLGDAVIELIVSRYLFDRYPDAPEGDLTKYRAALVKESALFECAKSIKLGKYLLLGKSELKSQGNERPSNLSDAYEALMAAIYLDQGYETAQSFHINILEKLWDEPADLLLVQNPKGTLQELTQKNHGSPPKYITISKTGPEHDPLYKVECILNKELISKGQGKTLKAAQENAARKAIHCLKEEKS
- the recJ gene encoding single-stranded-DNA-specific exonuclease RecJ — encoded protein: MPSSTCLEDWYPKEVENEDLSDIQGRFQLSLPAATVLANRSLLKKNADCFNASLASLSDPFRFPDMQKTVERIFESIQKNEKIIVHGDYDTDGVTSSTLLNWVIKSYGADSSVFISNRLHDGYGPTPTTMQNQIEAGASLVISTDCGITSFEAADYAHENGLDFIITDHHNPADQLPKAYAIINPRITTELIDLYSLAGVGVSFKLCHALLKFGSKIGKKATIDLRNGLDLVALGTIADSCPLIGENRALVKNGLKLLNVNPRPGVRALYEATTLDTHITAADISRKISPKINAAGRVGDPMVSAKLLASNSIHESRQLVGQLKNFNRIRRNAEKSAYMEALQIAKEQAKSSPPLLLVVGPDWHPGVIGLISTKLTKHFGLPSVVLSKDKNPDELLGSGRSCDGINLLEGLKHCSDLLNNFGGHPMAAGLSLAVNNLEAFREKIIELLESDVLDKVEKKRKHQYYDGEFSFQDLNEQFIGDLERMEPFGNGNDAPVFLFKNVQIRDTHHPISAVLSGFVMDKFGTKIAFTYYTPFDYSEFEPGKLYSIIATPYRNFENKTCRLLLHEVFVSQ